CCGCGTGGAGATTCGCCGCGGGCCGCATCACCGCCGGCCGGCTTCCCGCAACTGGAGGTAGCCCAGGCACTTGTAGATCAGCTTCGCCGCCAGGAAATCCGGCGCGTGAAATCCGCCGATGGGGGCCAGCTCCACTACGTCCATGGCGAGAACCCGCTTGCGCTCAAACAGCCGGCGGAGCAAGGCGAGGGTGGGGTACCAGGTACCGCCACCGGGTTCCGGCGTGCCGGTGGACGGCATCAAGGAGGGATCGAGAAAGTCCACGTCGAAGGTCAGGTACACCGCTTCCGGCAGGGTGTCGAGCAGGTCGGTGAAGCGTTTGAGGGCCCGGTCGGAGGCCTCGAGTTCGTGGCCCCACAGCACCGGGAGTTGTCGCTCTTCGATCAGCGCCGCTTCCGGCGTCGAAAGAGAGCGGAGGCCGACGGCGAGGCTTGGGAATCCGTCGTCGACCAAGCGCCGCATCACCGAGGCGTGGCTGTAGGGCGTTCCGTCGTAGGCCTCGCGCAGATCCGCGTGGGCGTCGAACTGGACGATGCCGATCTCTTCCCCGGCGGCCTGCCGCGTTGCCCGGGCCGGGGCCTGGGTGAGGCTGTGTTCGCCGCCGATGGTGACCAGGAACTTGCCGTTGGTCAGGTGGCGAAAGGCCTCCGCCTCGATTTCCGCCAGGGCATCGGCAAGATCGAAGGACTCCGGCGAGAAGGCGGGCAACGTCGCGATGCCTTGGGCAAAGGGCTCTGAGTTGAGCTCCTCGT
This portion of the Acidobacteriota bacterium genome encodes:
- the speB gene encoding agmatinase, producing MPNLPNTFALLEADEADYRTSGAAILPVPFERTTSYGKGTGAGPVAILQASQALELWDEELNSEPFAQGIATLPAFSPESFDLADALAEIEAEAFRHLTNGKFLVTIGGEHSLTQAPARATRQAAGEEIGIVQFDAHADLREAYDGTPYSHASVMRRLVDDGFPSLAVGLRSLSTPEAALIEERQLPVLWGHELEASDRALKRFTDLLDTLPEAVYLTFDVDFLDPSLMPSTGTPEPGGGTWYPTLALLRRLFERKRVLAMDVVELAPIGGFHAPDFLAAKLIYKCLGYLQLREAGRR